One part of the Bacillaceae bacterium S4-13-56 genome encodes these proteins:
- a CDS encoding TnsA endonuclease N-terminal domain-containing protein, translated as MSKRKRSSQIEKWTKEGRGSGIGSDYKPWIRIQDVSSLGRSHRLKGIKTKRKHEFLSDLERNYFYLSEYSDFVGDIREQFPLLPLEETIVIVDELGIKHPTNSKNGELIVMTTDFLLTLDKGQGVFEAARTIKMKDELMKERVLEKFEIEREYWQRRDIDWGIVTEEEIPKTMARNISYMHDYYTIRDYDVFKEISEQHIEDLVISLIRRLLNQTSSIRVITNEFESDTHLPFGSGVTLFYYLLAQKIIRINMEETLNLEQPILIQSIDEARLKQVRYG; from the coding sequence ATGTCCAAAAGAAAACGGTCATCTCAAATTGAGAAGTGGACTAAAGAAGGTCGAGGTTCTGGAATTGGTTCAGATTATAAACCGTGGATAAGAATTCAAGATGTATCCTCATTAGGTCGCTCCCACCGATTAAAGGGAATAAAAACAAAAAGAAAGCATGAATTTTTGTCAGATTTAGAACGAAACTACTTTTACTTATCTGAGTACTCAGATTTTGTTGGTGATATTAGAGAACAATTTCCTTTATTGCCGTTAGAAGAAACAATTGTTATTGTGGATGAGTTAGGTATAAAACATCCAACTAATTCCAAGAATGGTGAACTAATCGTAATGACAACGGATTTTTTATTAACTTTAGATAAAGGACAAGGTGTATTTGAGGCTGCCAGAACAATTAAGATGAAAGATGAACTAATGAAAGAGCGGGTGCTTGAAAAATTTGAAATAGAAAGAGAGTATTGGCAACGAAGAGATATTGATTGGGGTATTGTAACGGAAGAAGAGATACCGAAAACAATGGCTCGTAATATTAGTTATATGCATGATTATTATACCATTAGAGATTATGATGTTTTCAAAGAAATAAGTGAGCAACATATTGAAGATTTAGTAATTTCTTTAATTCGAAGATTATTAAATCAAACCAGTAGTATTAGAGTAATTACGAATGAGTTTGAAAGTGATACTCATTTGCCTTTTGGTAGTGGTGTGACGTTGTTTTATTATTTGCTCGCTCAAAAAATTATTCGAATCAATATGGAAGAAACTTTGAATTTAGAACAACCAATTTTAATTCAGTCTATTGATGAGGCTAGATTGAAACAGGTGAGATACGGATGA